AAAGAGCGGGCTTGTGTCATCCGGCGCTCAACAATCCAATCGTGTACTGTTCGCTTAGTTTGACGCTTGACTAAATGTGTCAAGTAAGCATTAGAGTATCCTGCTGCTTGAGCAACATCAGAAAGGCTGATTTGTTGATGATAATTCTCTTCAATAAATTGGAAGACTCTACTAAGTTTAGAGCTAGTAGGATAAAAATTTGTAGTGTCGGTAGATTCTGATTCTTTAGGTGATTGCCGCTGATTAAGATACCACTGTTTAAGAATTTTTTGCTTTTCTAATCGAGCAGCGATCGCTCCTACTAATTCTTCTACTGAACAAGGTTTAGTCAGATAATCATCTGCACCTAAATTCATGCCTTTACGTAGTTCGGCTTTGCTAAGTTTAACAGTCAGAAAAATAAAAGGAATAATCGCTGTCACAGGATTTTGGCGTAGTCTACTCAGAACACCATAACCATCAAGTTCTGGCATCGAAACATTGCAAAGTACTAAATCCGGTGAATATTCCTCTGCACGCTGGACACCAACCATGCCATTCTCTGCACCAATAGTATCAAAACCTTTAGATTTTAGAGAATTGACAAAAAGGTTGCGGGTTTGTGTCTCATCTTCAATCACTAATATATTGTTCATCATTTCTCCTGCTAATGATTTACTAAGATACTTTTCAGTAGTTAGTTGTAAACAAAGCGAATACATCTAGCATCTCTCAATCTTTTTTCAAAAGAGCGATGACGAAGCGTGTAAAAGCTTATCTGCTACAGCAGCTACATTCATTCGCAAACCTTGTTATTTATAGATTGCCAGCTCTTAAAGATTTACACCAGTAAATATCTAAAATTTAAGGATCAACTTAATGATTAACTGTTTTTCTACTAGTTGAAGCTGATTAGATATCCAAATGGCTTAACTTTTAAAGAATGTTAGCCAATAACTTAGCGATCGCAACTTGACTTAAAGAAGAATTCAGAATCGATTATGGGGATTCTCATTTGAACGAGTTAGACATTAGGGGCGCACAGTTGTGCGCCCCTAGAAGGATTTTGTTTATTTGAAAATTACTATAACTAAAAACCTTTATTCTATAGAACCGCCCATCTCTACCCACTCTGTTATGAGTGCATATAAAACCGATCGCATCGTTACTTGTTTCTGCTTACAGAGAACTTTGAACTGATACTTTAGATTTTTTGGGACGTACCCTTTAATCTCTTCTAATTCTTCTATAACCAAGTTATTAGTTATTTCAGGAATTGGTGCGCCTATTTGTATCCATTGGTGAATTAAAGTTTCTAATATTTCACTCATCTCTACGTTTTTCTGCACGCAGAAAACTTTGAATTGAATTTTTAGTTGTTTTGGTATATTGCCCTTAACTACTGTAAATTCTTCCATTTCGTCTCGAAGCACTATCATACAAATTTATAATTTTAATCCCATTTTTATCTAAAAAATGAAAACTGAGGTTTACTTTTTTTCTTAAAAATATTATATAGT
The Nostoc punctiforme PCC 73102 genome window above contains:
- a CDS encoding DNA-binding response regulator, with product MMNNILVIEDETQTRNLFVNSLKSKGFDTIGAENGMVGVQRAEEYSPDLVLCNVSMPELDGYGVLSRLRQNPVTAIIPFIFLTVKLSKAELRKGMNLGADDYLTKPCSVEELVGAIAARLEKQKILKQWYLNQRQSPKESESTDTTNFYPTSSKLSRVFQFIEENYHQQISLSDVAQAAGYSNAYLTHLVKRQTKRTVHDWIVERRMTQARSLLLNSDESINQIATKVGYLDAGYFIRLFRQIHKRPPKEWRNASIS